A region of the Candidatus Methylacidithermus pantelleriae genome:
GCGAAGGCGAGGGTTAAAGTCAGGATCCCCTCCACCAAGTCGCGCCGCCACGGTAATCTCGCGGCTAAGCTTACTAAAAAGCTTACCTTTCCGTGCGTCGGAGATGACTTTGTAATGACGAACCTTTGCCCAGTGACTGTGTCCTGCCATGCCGAAAGCTAATCATGCGTCATTTAGCAAAGATAGCAACTGCAGGGAAGAGCTCCTGCGCGACAAAAGCCCACAAGAGAGAAGAAGTCTTTTTGCAACTTTACGGCTTTGGTGGGTCGGGAGAGCTCGCTGACGCAGTGTGACGGTAAGCGACTCGCACGCAATGGGAATCGCGCTTTCTGTGGGGAACCTTTCCTGCCCAGGTACCCTCTTTGGGAGACTGGCGCCAAGCAAGAGCGAAAAAAAGGGATTTTTTAGGCATAAGGGATCCCCATAAGGTCTGCCTGCCAACGACACCAGTGGCCTTGGGCGATCAACTCCGTTGCGTTAGGAGCCTCGCTCTGGGCCAGCTTCTGGAGAACCGCCCGGGGAGCAATGAGAGCGGGTTCAAGCCCCAGCTTGGCCGCAATCTCGTTGCGCTTGTGCGTAAGGTCGTGAAAACGCTTTTCCCAATGGGGATCCTCTCTGCGATGGTTCAAATCGGACCGGTTAGGGGGTGTCAAAGGTTCTTGGCTCCCTGCGGTAATGGCCGCAACGAGAGCCTCTCGATACCGGTTCCACCGGTGTCTTGGGAAAAGGGTTTCGGGAGGATCTTCCCTGCCTCGTTGCTGGGCCCATTGCGCCAGGGAAAAAAGCTCTTCGTCCCGCGCAATTCGAAAGCGCGGCAGGTCGCGTTTTTGCGCTTCGGTTTCCCGCCATACCCACAGTTTGTGAAGAATGCCAAGTCCCTCTGGCCGGAGGCCTTTGGCTTGAAAAAGTCGTGCTTTCGGGTCCTTGGGAGGAGCCGGGCGACGGACGGTTTGCAAGATCCGTCCGCTGAGTTCCTCGAGCCAGCCCAGCCGTCCGAGTTCTTCCAGGCGTTGCCGAAGTTTTCGGGCGAGGGGTTCCAGGTAGGCGACATCCTGGCAGGCATAGTCCAGCAAGTGAGGGGGGAGAGGTCGCCGGGACCAGTCGGCTTTTTGGGGACCTTTGGAGAGCTTGTGAGAAAAAAATCTCTCGA
Encoded here:
- a CDS encoding ribonuclease D, with the translated sequence MMKSKTASFPWKLIEDERGLALLSQKLDPQALLAIDTEADSLHHYEGKLCLITLRQGEQTWLVDPLSAQQLGEFWPFLAKFRWVVHGMDYDLRMLLGAGAQPPQSIFDTMLAARLCGLTPAGYASLVERFFSHKLSKGPQKADWSRRPLPPHLLDYACQDVAYLEPLARKLRQRLEELGRLGWLEELSGRILQTVRRPAPPKDPKARLFQAKGLRPEGLGILHKLWVWRETEAQKRDLPRFRIARDEELFSLAQWAQQRGREDPPETLFPRHRWNRYREALVAAITAGSQEPLTPPNRSDLNHRREDPHWEKRFHDLTHKRNEIAAKLGLEPALIAPRAVLQKLAQSEAPNATELIAQGHWCRWQADLMGIPYA